A genomic region of Streptomyces sp. NBC_00247 contains the following coding sequences:
- a CDS encoding HD domain-containing protein, whose product MPEPLWTLTEVEALARAAHAAQTDKAGRPYAEHLAAVAEGVRATGGSAEQIAAAWLHDSVEDGAVSREWLDGAALDPRVKELVLALTRGKGEEPAAYTARILATPGALLIKRADLAHNADPARLALLEPATRDRLTEKYAHVRRLLGLQVDESSPDRTNSANPGPN is encoded by the coding sequence ATGCCGGAGCCCCTGTGGACCCTGACCGAGGTGGAGGCGCTCGCCCGCGCCGCGCACGCCGCCCAGACCGACAAAGCGGGCCGCCCGTACGCCGAACACCTGGCGGCCGTGGCCGAAGGGGTACGGGCCACGGGCGGCAGCGCCGAACAGATCGCCGCCGCCTGGCTCCACGACTCCGTCGAGGACGGGGCGGTGAGCAGGGAGTGGCTGGACGGGGCGGCACTCGACCCCCGCGTCAAAGAGCTGGTGCTGGCTCTCACCCGGGGGAAGGGCGAGGAGCCTGCCGCGTACACCGCGAGGATTCTCGCCACCCCGGGTGCCTTGCTGATCAAGAGGGCGGACCTCGCCCACAACGCTGATCCGGCCCGTCTGGCGCTGCTGGAGCCGGCTACCCGTGACCGGCTGACCGAGAAATATGCCCATGTGCGGCGACTTCTGGGTCTCCAAGTCGATGAATCGTCTCCGGACCGAACGAATTCGGCCAACCCTGGCCCGAACTGA
- a CDS encoding Fpg/Nei family DNA glycosylase: MPEGHTIHRLAADHRERFAGRPVRVSSPQGKFSDSAALLDGRVLDAVDAHGKHLFLGFGATGWVHIHLGLFGKLGFGTVPAPPPTDTVRLRLRGEHHYADLRGPTTCALITEPEKRAIHERLGPDPLRTDENGTRAWQRISRSRVTVAALLMDQKVVSGVGNVYRAEVLFRHGIDPYRPGTDLTRAEWDAIWADLVLLMREGVRNNRIDTVRPEHLPEAMGRPPRVDDHGGEVYVYRRDRRPCHVCGTDVRTAGLAARNLFWCPTCQKR; encoded by the coding sequence GTGCCCGAGGGACACACGATCCACCGCCTGGCCGCCGACCATCGCGAGCGGTTCGCCGGGCGGCCGGTGCGCGTCAGCAGTCCGCAGGGGAAGTTCTCCGACAGCGCGGCGCTGCTCGACGGCCGGGTGCTCGACGCCGTCGACGCCCACGGCAAGCACCTCTTCCTCGGTTTCGGCGCCACCGGCTGGGTCCACATCCACCTCGGACTCTTCGGGAAGCTCGGCTTCGGTACCGTCCCGGCCCCGCCGCCCACCGACACCGTCCGCCTCCGGCTGCGCGGCGAGCACCACTACGCCGATCTGCGGGGCCCCACCACCTGCGCCCTCATCACCGAGCCCGAGAAGCGGGCGATACACGAGCGCCTCGGCCCGGACCCGCTGCGCACCGACGAAAACGGAACGCGCGCCTGGCAGCGGATCTCACGCAGCCGGGTCACCGTCGCCGCCCTGCTGATGGACCAGAAGGTCGTCTCCGGCGTCGGCAACGTCTACCGCGCCGAGGTCCTCTTCCGCCACGGCATCGACCCGTACCGCCCCGGCACGGACCTCACCCGCGCCGAGTGGGACGCGATCTGGGCCGACCTCGTCCTGCTGATGCGCGAAGGGGTACGGAACAACCGCATCGACACCGTCCGCCCCGAGCACCTGCCCGAGGCGATGGGCCGCCCGCCCCGCGTCGACGACCACGGCGGCGAGGTCTACGTCTACCGGCGCGACCGGCGGCCCTGCCACGTCTGCGGCACCGACGTCCGCACCGCCGGACTGGCCGCCCGCAACCTCTTCTGGTGCCCCACCTGCCAGAAGCGCTGA
- a CDS encoding amino acid permease — protein sequence MPRTRTSSPAAGPPATSGSPAPAPAPDGSSLGNGLRQRHLSMIALGGVIGAGLFVGSGAGIASAGPSIVVAYAVSGLLVMLVMRMLGEMSAAHPASGSFSVHAERALGPWAGFTAGWSFWVLLSVAVGLEGIGAADIVTGWLPGTPQWMWVALFMAAFLGTNLAAVRNFGEFEFWFAALKVAAISLFLVLGVLAITGVLPDVDAPGSAHLAGDGGFLPHGANGFIIGLLASVFAYGGLETVTIAAAESENPVRGVAKAVRTAMWRIALFYVGSMAVIVVLVPWDDPKVVEKGPYVATLDHLGIPAAGRIMDVVILVALLSAMNANIYGASRMAGSLVARGQGPQVLGRISSGVPRNAVLASSVFGFLCVLLSYWRPDDVFPWLLNMIGAVILVVWIFIALSQLVLRGRTEREEPEKLVVRMWLFPVATVAALLAMAGIFVLMLRQPDTRDQLLATGALTVVLIAIGLIRQRRAAAAR from the coding sequence ATGCCCCGCACCCGCACGTCCTCCCCCGCCGCCGGTCCACCGGCCACCTCCGGGTCCCCCGCCCCGGCCCCCGCTCCGGACGGTTCCTCGCTCGGCAACGGTCTCCGGCAACGCCATCTGTCGATGATCGCGCTCGGCGGGGTCATCGGCGCCGGACTCTTCGTCGGCTCCGGGGCGGGAATCGCCTCGGCCGGCCCGTCGATCGTCGTCGCCTACGCGGTGTCCGGGCTGCTGGTCATGCTCGTGATGCGGATGCTCGGCGAGATGTCGGCCGCCCACCCGGCGTCCGGTTCCTTCTCGGTGCACGCCGAGCGGGCGCTCGGGCCGTGGGCCGGGTTCACCGCGGGCTGGTCGTTCTGGGTGCTGCTCTCGGTCGCGGTCGGGCTGGAGGGGATCGGTGCGGCGGACATCGTGACGGGCTGGCTCCCGGGCACCCCGCAGTGGATGTGGGTGGCGCTCTTCATGGCCGCCTTCCTGGGCACGAACCTGGCGGCGGTGCGGAACTTCGGCGAGTTCGAGTTCTGGTTCGCCGCACTGAAGGTCGCCGCGATCTCGCTCTTCCTGGTCCTCGGCGTGCTGGCGATCACCGGCGTACTGCCCGACGTGGACGCCCCCGGCTCCGCCCACCTCGCCGGTGACGGCGGTTTCCTGCCGCACGGGGCGAACGGCTTCATCATCGGGCTGCTGGCCTCCGTCTTCGCGTACGGCGGGCTGGAGACGGTCACCATCGCGGCGGCCGAGTCGGAGAACCCGGTGCGCGGGGTCGCGAAGGCGGTCCGTACGGCGATGTGGCGGATCGCGCTCTTCTACGTCGGGTCGATGGCGGTCATCGTGGTGCTGGTGCCGTGGGACGACCCGAAGGTCGTCGAGAAGGGCCCGTACGTCGCCACCCTCGACCACCTGGGCATCCCGGCGGCGGGCCGGATCATGGACGTGGTGATCCTGGTGGCGCTGCTCTCCGCGATGAACGCCAACATCTACGGCGCCTCCCGGATGGCGGGTTCGCTGGTGGCCCGGGGCCAGGGCCCGCAGGTGCTCGGCCGGATCTCGTCCGGGGTGCCGCGCAACGCGGTGCTGGCCTCCTCGGTCTTCGGCTTCCTCTGCGTGCTGCTGAGCTACTGGCGGCCGGACGACGTCTTCCCGTGGCTGCTCAACATGATCGGCGCGGTGATCCTGGTCGTCTGGATCTTCATCGCCCTCTCCCAGCTGGTCCTGCGCGGGCGCACCGAGCGCGAGGAGCCCGAGAAGCTGGTGGTGCGGATGTGGCTGTTCCCGGTGGCGACGGTGGCCGCGCTGCTGGCGATGGCCGGGATCTTCGTACTGATGCTCCGCCAGCCCGACACCCGTGACCAGTTGCTGGCCACCGGCGCGCTGACGGTGGTGCTGATCGCGATCGGGCTGATCCGTCAGCGGCGGGCTGCGGCGGCGCGCTGA
- a CDS encoding PP2C family protein-serine/threonine phosphatase, translating to MASRDGVNASMARWRRTAHRVRIALRRSGVDYFRGDGADWIAFAGLLLTIPALTLATVWNPEWFSPTALVLPIVAGGLLLRPASLLTLYAVAAGALIVESFTLGTAPADVTVTPGNVLVVGACGFFGLVLAQFRARVGVPWRRGGTMLFDLRERIRVQSALPRLPKGWHCEMSLRPAGGQSFSGDFVVAARTHGGRTLEVVLTDVSGKGMDAGSRALLLSGAFGGLLGSLPPHGFLPAANGYLLRQDWDEGFATSIHLVLDLETGDYEILSAGHPPALQLNSATGQWEEKAAEGPLLGVYDGAEFDAVKGSLASGDVLMLFTDGLVEASDRDIADGIDRLTGEADRYVTTGFEGAAWHLIEACAKDVNDDRALLLLSRRG from the coding sequence ATGGCCTCTCGCGACGGAGTGAACGCGTCCATGGCCCGGTGGCGGCGAACGGCACACCGGGTCCGCATCGCGCTGCGCCGGTCCGGGGTCGACTACTTCCGCGGCGACGGGGCCGACTGGATAGCCTTCGCGGGCCTGTTGCTGACGATTCCCGCCCTCACTCTGGCCACCGTGTGGAACCCGGAATGGTTCTCGCCCACCGCCCTGGTGCTGCCGATCGTCGCCGGCGGCCTGCTGCTCCGCCCCGCCAGCCTGCTCACCCTGTACGCGGTCGCGGCAGGCGCCCTGATCGTCGAGTCCTTCACCCTCGGCACGGCCCCGGCCGATGTCACGGTCACTCCGGGCAATGTGCTCGTGGTCGGAGCCTGCGGCTTCTTCGGGCTGGTGCTCGCCCAGTTCCGGGCCCGTGTCGGAGTGCCCTGGCGGCGCGGAGGCACCATGCTCTTCGACCTGCGCGAACGCATCCGCGTCCAGAGCGCGCTGCCGCGGCTGCCGAAGGGCTGGCACTGCGAGATGTCGCTGCGGCCCGCCGGGGGCCAGTCCTTCTCGGGCGACTTCGTCGTCGCGGCACGCACCCACGGCGGACGCACGCTGGAGGTCGTCCTCACCGACGTCTCCGGCAAGGGCATGGACGCCGGCTCCCGCGCCCTGCTGCTCTCCGGCGCCTTCGGCGGCCTCCTCGGCTCGCTGCCCCCGCACGGCTTCCTGCCCGCCGCCAACGGGTACCTGCTGCGCCAGGACTGGGACGAGGGGTTCGCCACCTCGATCCACCTGGTGCTGGACCTGGAGACCGGCGACTACGAGATCCTCTCGGCCGGCCACCCTCCCGCCCTGCAGTTGAACTCCGCGACCGGGCAATGGGAGGAGAAGGCCGCCGAGGGGCCGCTGCTCGGCGTCTACGACGGAGCGGAGTTCGACGCGGTCAAGGGCTCACTGGCCTCCGGCGACGTGCTGATGCTCTTCACGGACGGCTTGGTCGAGGCCTCGGACCGGGACATCGCCGACGGCATCGACCGGCTGACCGGCGAGGCGGACCGGTACGTCACGACCGGCTTCGAAGGCGCGGCCTGGCATCTGATCGAGGCATGCGCGAAGGACGTCAACGACGACCGCGCGCTGCTCCTGCTTTCCCGCCGGGGCTGA
- a CDS encoding amino acid permease: MRDAPPPAPAEPLSPGLKQRHLTMLGLGGVIGAGLFVGSGAGIAVAGPAIVVSYLVAGALAVLVMRMLGEMSAAMPASGSFSVHAERALGRWAGFSVGWLYWFLLVVVLAVEATAAARIAHGWVPAVEPWAWVLVFMVVFTTANLTAVKNFGEFEFWFAALKVCAIVAFLVLGTLAVFGLLPETDPVGLTNLTGRGGFLPNGWSGVVSGVLTVVFAFGGLEVLTIAAAETDDPARAVGRAVRSAVVRILFFYVGSMLVIVTVLPWTAQQAGLSPYVTVLDSIGVPSAGQIMNVVIFVALLSALNANLYGSSRMVFSLAERGEAPRGLLKVSGVTERGGGVPRRAVLASVAFGFVSVLLNLEWPDTVFLYLLNSVGAVLLFVWALIALSQLRLRPRIDREAAASGPARGPVLRMWCYPYMTWLTLVALCAVLVLMLADDSARGQVLWSAGATAVVLLVAWVREVRARRRPAAGR, from the coding sequence ATGCGCGACGCACCGCCTCCCGCCCCCGCCGAGCCGCTCTCCCCGGGGCTCAAGCAACGGCATCTGACGATGCTCGGCCTGGGCGGGGTGATCGGGGCCGGGCTGTTCGTCGGTTCGGGCGCCGGGATCGCGGTCGCGGGGCCGGCCATCGTCGTTTCGTACCTGGTCGCGGGCGCGCTCGCGGTGCTGGTGATGCGGATGCTCGGGGAGATGTCGGCGGCGATGCCCGCTTCGGGTTCCTTCTCCGTGCACGCCGAGCGCGCGCTGGGGCGCTGGGCGGGGTTCAGCGTGGGCTGGCTCTACTGGTTCCTGCTGGTGGTGGTGCTCGCCGTGGAGGCGACCGCGGCGGCGCGGATCGCGCACGGCTGGGTGCCGGCGGTCGAGCCGTGGGCGTGGGTGCTGGTCTTCATGGTGGTCTTCACGACGGCCAACCTCACCGCGGTGAAGAACTTCGGCGAGTTCGAGTTCTGGTTCGCCGCACTGAAGGTGTGCGCGATCGTGGCCTTCCTGGTGCTGGGCACGCTCGCCGTCTTCGGGCTGCTGCCGGAGACCGATCCGGTGGGCCTGACGAACCTCACGGGCCGGGGCGGGTTCCTGCCGAACGGCTGGAGCGGGGTGGTGTCCGGGGTGCTGACGGTGGTCTTCGCGTTCGGCGGGCTTGAGGTCCTCACCATCGCCGCCGCCGAGACGGACGATCCGGCGCGCGCGGTGGGACGGGCGGTGCGCAGCGCGGTGGTGCGCATCCTCTTCTTCTACGTCGGCTCGATGCTGGTGATCGTGACGGTGCTGCCGTGGACCGCGCAGCAGGCGGGGCTGAGCCCGTACGTGACGGTGCTGGACTCGATCGGGGTGCCGTCCGCCGGGCAGATCATGAACGTCGTGATCTTCGTGGCGCTGCTCTCCGCGCTCAACGCGAACCTCTACGGCTCCTCACGGATGGTCTTCTCGCTCGCCGAGCGGGGCGAGGCGCCGCGCGGGCTGCTCAAGGTGTCGGGGGTGACGGAGCGCGGGGGCGGGGTGCCGCGCCGGGCGGTGCTCGCCTCGGTGGCCTTCGGCTTCGTCTCGGTACTCCTCAATCTGGAGTGGCCGGACACCGTCTTCCTGTACCTGCTGAACTCGGTCGGGGCGGTGCTGTTGTTCGTCTGGGCGCTGATCGCCCTGTCCCAGCTGCGGCTGCGGCCGCGCATCGACCGGGAGGCCGCCGCTTCGGGGCCGGCGCGGGGGCCGGTGCTGCGGATGTGGTGCTACCCGTACATGACCTGGCTGACGCTGGTGGCGCTGTGCGCGGTGCTGGTGCTGATGCTCGCCGACGACTCGGCGCGCGGGCAGGTGCTCTGGTCGGCGGGGGCGACGGCGGTGGTGCTTTTGGTGGCGTGGGTACGCGAGGTCAGGGCGCGCCGGAGGCCGGCGGCGGGGCGCTGA
- a CDS encoding superoxide dismutase has protein sequence MTTYTLPELPYDYAALEPVINPQIIELHHDKHHAAYVKGANDTLEQLEEARDKEAWGAINGLQKNLAFHLSGHVLHSIYWHNMTGDGGGEPLAADGVGDLADAITASFGSFTGFKSQLTKAAATTQGSGWGVLAYEPLSGRLVVEQVYDHQGNVGQGSVPILVFDAWEHAFYLQYKNQKVDFIEAMWRVVNWQDVAKRYAAAKARENVLLLAP, from the coding sequence ATGACCACGTACACGCTCCCGGAACTCCCTTACGACTACGCGGCGCTGGAACCGGTCATCAACCCGCAGATCATCGAGCTCCACCACGACAAGCACCACGCCGCGTACGTGAAGGGCGCGAACGACACCCTGGAGCAGCTGGAAGAGGCGCGGGACAAGGAGGCGTGGGGTGCGATCAACGGGCTCCAGAAGAACCTCGCGTTCCACCTCTCCGGCCACGTCCTGCACTCGATCTACTGGCACAACATGACCGGCGACGGCGGCGGCGAACCGCTCGCGGCGGACGGCGTGGGCGACCTCGCGGACGCGATCACCGCGTCCTTCGGCTCCTTCACCGGCTTCAAGTCCCAGCTGACGAAGGCCGCCGCCACCACCCAGGGTTCGGGCTGGGGCGTCCTCGCGTACGAGCCGCTCAGCGGCCGGCTGGTCGTCGAGCAGGTCTACGACCACCAGGGCAACGTCGGCCAGGGCTCCGTCCCGATCCTGGTCTTCGACGCCTGGGAGCACGCCTTCTACCTCCAGTACAAGAACCAGAAGGTCGACTTCATCGAGGCGATGTGGCGGGTCGTCAACTGGCAGGACGTGGCGAAGCGGTACGCCGCGGCCAAGGCGCGCGAGAACGTCCTGCTGCTCGCCCCCTGA
- a CDS encoding ribose-5-phosphate isomerase has protein sequence MRVYLGSDHAGYELKNHLVEWLTAHGHEAVDCGPHIYDAQDDYPPFCLRAAEKTAADPDSLGVVIGGSGNGEQIAANKVKGVRAALAWSEQTAALGREHNNANVVAIGGRMHSEEESTKFVEIFLSTPYSNEERHTRRIEMLSAYEETGALPPIPAHHPQQG, from the coding sequence ATGCGCGTGTACCTCGGATCGGACCATGCCGGCTACGAACTCAAGAACCACCTCGTCGAGTGGCTGACGGCCCACGGCCACGAGGCCGTCGACTGCGGACCCCACATCTACGACGCCCAGGACGACTACCCGCCGTTCTGCCTCCGAGCCGCCGAGAAGACGGCCGCGGACCCGGACAGCCTCGGCGTCGTGATCGGCGGCTCCGGCAACGGCGAGCAGATCGCCGCCAACAAGGTCAAGGGCGTCCGTGCGGCGCTGGCCTGGAGCGAGCAGACCGCCGCTCTCGGCCGTGAGCACAACAACGCCAACGTGGTGGCCATCGGCGGCCGGATGCACTCCGAGGAGGAGTCCACCAAGTTCGTCGAGATCTTCCTCAGCACGCCGTACTCGAACGAGGAGCGCCACACCCGGCGCATCGAGATGCTCTCGGCGTACGAGGAGACCGGCGCCCTCCCGCCGATCCCCGCCCACCACCCGCAGCAGGGCTGA
- a CDS encoding amino acid permease: MTSGTAVTEAGGEPGGPDRSGGSGGSGGSGAPGGELKAGLKNRHLSMIAIGGVIGAGLFVGSGAGIAAAGPAILVSYALVGTMVVLVMRMLGEMAAARPSSGSFSAYADQALGRWAGFSIGWLYWFFWVVVLAVEATAGAAILESWVPAVPQWGWALIVMSVLTATNLISVGSYGEFEFWFAGIKVVAIGAFVIVGLLAVFGVLPGSDNPGSGFAHLTDSGGFLPKGPGAILTGVLMVVFSFMGSEIVTLAAGESSDPRRAVSKATNSVIWRIAVFYLGSIFVVLTLLPWNDPSIVDKGSYVAALDSIGIPHAGQVMDVIVLTAVLSCLNSGLYTASRMAYSLGGRGDAPRAFTRVNKRGVPQAAILSSVVFGFVAVFFNYRWPDTVFAFLLNSSGAVALFVWLVICFTQLRMRPMIERESPEKPVVRMWLFPYLTWATIAMISFVLVYMLTDDAGREQVLLSLLVAAVVVAVSLVRERRGRRAAVRD, from the coding sequence ATGACGTCGGGAACGGCAGTGACGGAAGCGGGCGGCGAGCCCGGCGGGCCGGACCGCTCCGGGGGCTCCGGGGGCTCCGGGGGCTCCGGAGCCCCCGGGGGTGAGCTCAAGGCCGGGCTCAAGAACCGTCACCTCTCGATGATCGCCATCGGCGGGGTGATCGGCGCCGGCCTCTTCGTGGGTTCCGGCGCGGGCATCGCCGCCGCCGGTCCCGCGATCCTCGTCTCGTACGCCCTGGTCGGCACGATGGTGGTGCTGGTGATGCGGATGCTCGGCGAGATGGCGGCCGCGCGGCCCAGCTCGGGTTCCTTCTCCGCCTACGCCGACCAGGCGCTCGGGCGTTGGGCGGGGTTCTCCATCGGCTGGCTGTACTGGTTCTTCTGGGTGGTCGTGCTCGCCGTGGAGGCCACGGCGGGCGCCGCGATCCTGGAGAGCTGGGTGCCGGCCGTACCGCAGTGGGGGTGGGCGCTGATCGTGATGTCCGTGCTGACCGCCACGAACCTGATCTCGGTCGGCAGTTACGGCGAGTTCGAGTTCTGGTTCGCCGGGATCAAGGTCGTCGCCATCGGCGCCTTCGTGATCGTCGGGCTGCTCGCGGTCTTCGGGGTACTGCCCGGTTCCGACAACCCGGGTTCCGGGTTCGCCCATCTCACCGACAGCGGCGGCTTCCTGCCGAAGGGGCCGGGGGCGATCCTGACCGGGGTGCTGATGGTGGTCTTCTCCTTCATGGGCAGCGAGATCGTCACGCTCGCCGCCGGTGAGTCCTCGGACCCCCGGCGCGCCGTCTCGAAGGCGACCAACAGCGTCATCTGGCGGATCGCCGTCTTCTACCTGGGCTCGATCTTCGTGGTGCTGACGCTGCTGCCGTGGAACGACCCGTCGATCGTGGACAAGGGCAGTTACGTCGCCGCGCTCGACTCCATCGGCATCCCGCACGCCGGGCAGGTGATGGACGTCATCGTGCTGACGGCCGTGCTGTCCTGCCTCAACTCCGGCCTCTACACGGCCTCCCGGATGGCCTACTCGCTCGGCGGCCGTGGCGACGCGCCCCGGGCCTTCACCCGGGTGAACAAGCGGGGCGTCCCGCAGGCGGCGATCCTCTCCTCGGTGGTCTTCGGCTTCGTGGCGGTCTTCTTCAACTACCGGTGGCCGGACACCGTCTTCGCCTTCCTGCTGAACTCCTCGGGAGCGGTGGCGCTCTTCGTCTGGCTGGTCATCTGCTTCACCCAGCTGCGGATGCGCCCCATGATCGAGCGCGAGTCGCCCGAGAAGCCGGTCGTGCGGATGTGGCTCTTCCCGTATCTGACCTGGGCGACGATCGCGATGATCTCGTTCGTCCTGGTCTACATGCTGACCGACGACGCGGGCCGCGAGCAGGTGCTGCTCTCCCTGCTGGTCGCGGCGGTGGTGGTCGCCGTGTCGCTGGTACGGGAGCGGCGCGGGCGCCGGGCGGCGGTGCGGGACTGA
- a CDS encoding biotin transporter BioY, whose protein sequence is MSTAAAPVRTGVVLADLLPAARHRVAVDTALVLGGAALTGLAAQIAVPIPGSPVPVTGQTFAALLIGSALGARRGFLSMALYAVVGMAGVPWFSGGTSGAGGASFGYILGMLLAATVVGALARRGGDRSVPRTAGTMVIGSALTYAVGVPYLALSTGMSASAAVAAGLTPFLIGDAVKALLAMGALPVSWKLLGRRG, encoded by the coding sequence ATGAGCACTGCTGCCGCCCCCGTCCGTACCGGAGTGGTCCTCGCCGACCTGCTGCCCGCGGCCCGGCACCGCGTGGCCGTCGACACGGCCCTCGTCCTGGGCGGAGCCGCCCTCACCGGTCTCGCCGCGCAGATAGCGGTCCCGATCCCCGGCTCCCCGGTCCCCGTCACCGGCCAGACCTTCGCCGCGCTCCTCATCGGCAGCGCGCTCGGCGCCCGCCGCGGCTTCCTCTCGATGGCGCTGTACGCGGTCGTCGGCATGGCGGGTGTGCCGTGGTTCTCCGGCGGCACCTCCGGCGCGGGCGGCGCCAGCTTCGGCTACATCCTCGGCATGCTGCTCGCCGCCACCGTCGTCGGCGCCCTCGCCCGCCGGGGCGGCGACCGCTCCGTGCCGCGTACCGCGGGCACCATGGTGATCGGCTCCGCCCTCACCTACGCCGTCGGCGTCCCGTACCTCGCCCTCTCCACCGGCATGTCGGCGAGCGCCGCCGTCGCCGCCGGTCTGACGCCCTTCCTCATCGGCGACGCCGTGAAGGCCCTGCTGGCGATGGGCGCGCTGCCCGTCTCCTGGAAGCTCCTCGGCCGCCGCGGCTGA
- a CDS encoding acyltransferase family protein encodes MLPAPSRTQRTTLPPEALDPEPGHRSAATAATALPAPDPTSAESAPTAGKRDPYFDNVKYLAIVLVAVAHSWEPVMGDSRAARALYMIIYTFHMPAFILVSGYFSRSFDASPARMKRLVTGVAVPYVVFETAYSLFRRYAGGEPDAPITLLDPLFLTWFLAALLIWRLTTPLWRTLRHPLPVALAVAALASVCPGIGDDLDLQRVLQFLPFFVLGVMARPEHFERVRRREVRLLSLPLFAGALVFAYAVAPHMRLDWFYRSDSAQEIGAPWWSGVMMTLLMFGCALLLTAGFLSWVPARKTWFSVLGAGTICGYLLHGFLIRGAEYAGLIDENAWLSGPAGLAFLSVVAAAAVTLLCTPPVRRAMRFATEPDMDWAFRRSTAPGRPGPADGSAARTAAR; translated from the coding sequence ATGCTTCCTGCTCCGAGTCGTACACAGCGGACCACGCTCCCGCCGGAGGCCCTGGACCCGGAGCCCGGACACAGATCCGCGGCGACCGCCGCCACGGCTCTTCCGGCGCCCGATCCGACGTCGGCGGAGTCCGCTCCGACGGCCGGGAAGCGCGATCCGTACTTCGACAACGTGAAGTATCTGGCCATCGTGCTGGTCGCCGTGGCGCACTCCTGGGAGCCGGTGATGGGCGACAGCCGGGCGGCCCGCGCGCTGTACATGATCATCTACACCTTCCACATGCCCGCGTTCATCCTCGTCTCGGGTTACTTCTCCCGGTCCTTCGACGCGAGTCCGGCCAGGATGAAGCGGCTCGTCACCGGAGTCGCGGTCCCCTATGTGGTCTTCGAGACGGCCTATTCGCTGTTCAGGCGGTACGCGGGCGGCGAACCGGACGCGCCGATCACTCTGCTCGACCCGCTCTTCCTGACCTGGTTCCTGGCCGCCCTGCTCATCTGGCGGCTCACCACCCCGCTCTGGCGGACGCTCCGCCACCCGCTCCCCGTCGCCCTCGCCGTGGCCGCCCTCGCCTCGGTCTGCCCCGGCATCGGAGACGATCTGGACCTGCAACGCGTCCTGCAGTTCCTGCCGTTCTTCGTCCTGGGCGTGATGGCCCGCCCCGAGCACTTCGAGCGGGTGCGCCGGCGCGAGGTACGGCTGCTCTCGCTGCCCCTGTTCGCCGGTGCGCTGGTCTTCGCGTACGCGGTGGCCCCGCACATGCGGCTCGACTGGTTCTACCGCAGCGACAGCGCCCAGGAGATCGGCGCACCCTGGTGGTCCGGCGTCATGATGACGCTGCTGATGTTCGGGTGCGCGCTGCTGCTCACCGCCGGATTCCTGTCCTGGGTGCCGGCCCGGAAGACCTGGTTCTCGGTGCTGGGCGCCGGAACGATCTGCGGATACCTTCTGCACGGCTTCCTGATCCGGGGCGCCGAGTACGCGGGGTTGATCGACGAGAACGCGTGGCTCTCCGGCCCCGCCGGACTGGCGTTCCTCTCCGTGGTCGCGGCCGCCGCCGTGACGCTGCTGTGCACCCCGCCGGTCCGCAGGGCGATGCGGTTCGCGACCGAGCCGGACATGGACTGGGCCTTCCGCCGCAGTACCGCCCCCGGCCGGCCCGGCCCGGCGGACGGATCGGCCGCCCGCACGGCGGCCCGCTGA